From the genome of Yersinia enterocolitica, one region includes:
- a CDS encoding pectin esterase codes for MPINFLGKTLLLGLMSIAVLGQVSAAQYNAVVSTAPQDNEFPSINTALKSAPADNSLFVIFLKNGIYNERLEVNRNNVTLKGEDRDGTVISANTAAGMLNPQGEKWGTSGSSTVLVNAANFTAEELTIRNDFDFPANKKKADSDPTKLKDTQAVALLLAENSDKARFKQVKLEGYQDTLYSKTGSRSYFTDCEISGHVDFIFGSGITVFDRCNIIARDRRDIEPPYGYITAPSTLNTSPYGLIFLNSRLTKEPGVPAKSFALGRPWHPTTAFDDGRYADPAAIGQTVFINTTMDDHIYGWDKMSGKDKQGEKIWFYPQDSRFFEANSQGPGAEINAQRRQLSAEQLKAFTLPMIFPDWAVH; via the coding sequence ATGCCAATTAATTTTCTGGGTAAAACGCTATTGTTAGGATTGATGTCAATTGCTGTATTGGGGCAAGTCAGTGCTGCCCAGTATAATGCTGTGGTTTCTACTGCGCCTCAGGATAATGAGTTTCCCTCGATTAATACTGCGTTAAAATCAGCACCAGCGGATAATTCGCTGTTTGTGATTTTCCTGAAAAATGGCATTTATAACGAAAGGCTAGAGGTCAATCGTAATAACGTTACTTTGAAAGGGGAAGACCGTGATGGTACGGTGATCAGTGCCAATACGGCAGCGGGTATGCTTAACCCGCAAGGAGAGAAATGGGGAACATCTGGTAGTAGTACGGTACTGGTTAATGCGGCAAATTTTACGGCTGAAGAACTTACTATTCGTAATGATTTTGATTTCCCAGCCAATAAAAAGAAAGCTGACAGCGATCCGACGAAGTTAAAAGACACTCAAGCTGTGGCATTATTATTAGCTGAAAACAGTGATAAGGCGCGCTTTAAGCAAGTAAAACTCGAAGGTTATCAGGATACGCTGTACAGCAAAACGGGCAGTCGTAGCTATTTTACTGATTGCGAAATCAGTGGTCATGTCGATTTTATTTTTGGCTCAGGTATTACGGTATTTGACCGATGTAATATTATTGCCCGCGATCGTCGTGATATTGAGCCACCCTATGGCTATATTACTGCCCCCAGTACATTAAACACATCACCTTATGGTTTGATTTTTCTCAATAGTCGTTTGACCAAAGAACCCGGTGTTCCAGCCAAAAGTTTCGCTTTAGGGCGTCCGTGGCATCCGACCACTGCCTTTGATGATGGCCGTTATGCTGATCCTGCGGCCATTGGCCAGACGGTATTTATAAATACGACGATGGATGACCACATTTACGGTTGGGATAAAATGTCTGGTAAAGATAAGCAAGGCGAGAAAATCTGGTTCTATCCACAAGATTCACGTTTCTTTGAAGCAAACAGTCAAGGGCCGGGCGCAGAGATTAATGCACAGCGGCGTCAACTCTCTGCTGAGCAGCTAAAAGCATTTACTTTGCCGATGATTTTCCCTGACTGGGCGGTGCATTGA
- a CDS encoding MFS transporter, whose translation MKINQIKTKQNITLSLLFFIHGIAYASIVPWIPDIKEKFHLSHYMVGIMISAIPAGAIIMGLLSKNFINTIGLYWATIITFLFFIIIISIIPFASSWYEITLLLFLFGVFDAWADTCMNVQALNIQRLYGRSLINRFHGAESIGTIMGGGIAISAIGFGLSMGQFSFSVLLMNLIILINYMIFFRKGDSFDELSLRENIKKSMGATGTQLYIIALILLTFTCGIEETASVWGAIYMNDYYQAPSVISGLPYLACQVSMVIGRGFGDYLTNKLGNIPVLRYGILMAALGILIVITIHSPIVSILGFSLIGLGMSVVFPLTISFIGQIPNINSTSGIAFATWISRVGLLIFPPLIGMLADMTSLRTALIMILVSCVLAFLLINTLSNTLIKQLTSGDR comes from the coding sequence ATGAAAATTAATCAAATAAAAACAAAACAAAATATTACACTATCATTACTGTTTTTCATCCACGGAATAGCCTACGCGAGTATCGTACCCTGGATTCCAGACATAAAAGAAAAGTTTCATCTAAGTCATTATATGGTTGGAATAATGATATCTGCAATCCCAGCAGGAGCAATTATTATGGGGTTATTGTCCAAGAATTTTATTAACACCATTGGATTATATTGGGCGACAATTATAACATTTTTATTTTTTATAATTATCATATCAATAATACCATTTGCATCATCATGGTATGAAATAACACTGCTGCTCTTCCTGTTTGGGGTTTTCGATGCTTGGGCAGATACCTGTATGAATGTGCAGGCACTTAACATACAAAGATTATATGGCCGAAGCTTGATTAATAGATTTCATGGTGCAGAAAGTATCGGCACAATAATGGGGGGGGGCATCGCCATATCAGCAATTGGATTCGGACTTTCTATGGGACAATTTAGTTTTTCCGTATTGCTTATGAATCTAATAATATTAATTAATTATATGATATTTTTCCGAAAGGGGGATTCATTTGATGAACTTTCCCTTCGTGAAAATATTAAAAAAAGTATGGGCGCCACAGGTACTCAACTGTATATCATTGCGTTAATCTTGCTAACATTCACTTGCGGCATAGAGGAAACAGCAAGTGTTTGGGGTGCTATCTATATGAATGATTACTATCAAGCTCCATCTGTAATTTCAGGTTTACCTTATTTAGCATGTCAGGTATCAATGGTTATAGGGCGAGGATTTGGTGATTACCTGACCAATAAATTGGGTAATATCCCAGTATTAAGATACGGAATTCTAATGGCAGCATTGGGAATCTTAATTGTGATAACCATTCATTCACCAATTGTTTCAATATTAGGTTTTTCACTAATCGGATTAGGGATGTCGGTGGTATTCCCATTAACAATTTCATTTATTGGCCAAATACCCAATATAAACTCGACGAGTGGAATCGCATTCGCAACTTGGATATCAAGAGTTGGCCTACTTATATTCCCACCGTTAATAGGGATGTTAGCCGACATGACATCATTAAGAACTGCATTGATTATGATATTGGTTAGTTGCGTACTGGCATTCTTATTAATTAATACACTATCAAATACACTAATTAAACAGTTAACCTCAGGAGATAGATAA